The Skermanella pratensis genome has a window encoding:
- the gyrB gene encoding DNA topoisomerase (ATP-hydrolyzing) subunit B codes for MAQEAFKTPDTAPQEYGAHSIKVLKGLDAVRKRPGMYIGDTDDGSGLHHMVYEVVDNAIDESLAGYCDKVEVVLNADGSVTVRDNGRGIPVDMHEEEGVSAAEVIMTQLHAGGKFDQNSYKVSGGLHGVGVSVVNALSELLTLRIWRAGRIWEMDFRHGDRVEPLKDAGEAPLVDGKPLTGTEVTFLPAKTTFTKVEFDFGTLEHRLRELAFLNSGVYLQLADARGVEPKVVDLHYEGGLEAFVQYLDRSKAALHKPAIALSAVRSSELGGEITVEAALQWNDSYHETMLCFTNNIPQRDGGTHLAGFRAALTRTINAYATESGIAKKEKVTLTGDDMREGLTCVLSVKVPDPKFSSQTKDKLVSSEVRPVVESAISEALATWFEEHPNEAKRITAKVVEAAAAREAARKARELTRRKGVLDITSLPGKLADCQERDPALSELFIVEGDSAGGSAKQGRSRQYQAILPLRGKILNVERARFDKMLGSAEIGTLIAALGTGIGREEFDVAKARYHKIIIMTDADVDGSHIRTLLLTFFYRQMPQVIERGYLYIAQPPLYRIKRGNARERYLKDDKALEDYLTDEGIDDVVFSPSSDGVTVVGERLKALVEQARAARGPMETVTRKAGSLRVVEQAAIAGAYDLAILNEPERAAALVAEIAARLNTLSDSDGMTGGGWQGSADQDALVISRTRRGVTHRHVLDRDLLKSVEARTLNTMAASLKSNYAGIGRLTHKDKELRPITGPLALLDAIMELGRHGVTIQRYKGLGEMNPEQLWETTLDPTKRSLLQVKVNHADEAEEVFSTLMGDIVEPRREFIQDNALKVANLDV; via the coding sequence ATGGCACAGGAAGCTTTCAAGACACCCGACACCGCACCGCAGGAATACGGCGCCCACTCCATCAAGGTCTTGAAGGGGCTGGACGCTGTGCGGAAGCGCCCTGGCATGTATATCGGCGACACCGATGACGGCTCGGGCCTTCACCACATGGTCTACGAGGTGGTGGACAACGCGATCGACGAGTCGCTGGCGGGATACTGCGACAAGGTCGAAGTGGTGCTCAACGCCGACGGCTCGGTCACGGTCCGCGACAACGGCCGCGGCATCCCCGTGGACATGCACGAGGAGGAGGGCGTCTCGGCGGCCGAGGTCATCATGACCCAGCTCCATGCCGGCGGCAAGTTCGACCAGAACTCCTACAAGGTGTCCGGCGGCCTGCACGGCGTCGGCGTCTCCGTCGTCAACGCCCTGTCCGAGCTGCTGACGCTGCGCATCTGGCGCGCCGGCCGGATCTGGGAGATGGATTTCCGCCACGGCGACCGGGTCGAGCCGCTGAAGGACGCGGGCGAGGCGCCGCTCGTCGACGGCAAGCCGCTGACCGGCACCGAAGTCACGTTCCTGCCGGCCAAGACCACCTTCACGAAGGTGGAGTTCGACTTCGGCACGCTGGAGCACCGGCTGCGCGAGCTGGCCTTCCTCAATTCCGGTGTCTATCTCCAGCTCGCCGACGCCCGCGGGGTCGAGCCCAAGGTGGTCGACCTGCATTACGAGGGCGGGCTTGAAGCCTTCGTCCAGTATCTGGACCGGTCCAAGGCGGCGCTGCACAAGCCGGCGATCGCCTTGTCCGCCGTCCGCTCCAGCGAGTTGGGCGGCGAGATCACGGTCGAGGCGGCGCTCCAGTGGAACGACAGCTATCACGAGACGATGCTGTGCTTCACCAACAACATCCCGCAGCGTGACGGCGGCACCCACCTGGCCGGCTTCCGCGCCGCGCTGACCCGCACGATCAACGCCTACGCCACCGAATCGGGCATCGCCAAGAAGGAGAAGGTCACCCTGACCGGCGACGACATGCGCGAGGGGCTGACCTGCGTGCTGTCGGTCAAGGTGCCCGACCCCAAGTTCTCCAGCCAGACCAAGGACAAGCTGGTCTCGTCCGAGGTCCGCCCCGTGGTCGAGTCGGCCATATCCGAGGCGCTCGCCACCTGGTTCGAGGAGCACCCGAACGAGGCCAAGCGCATCACCGCCAAAGTGGTGGAGGCCGCCGCCGCCCGCGAGGCCGCCCGCAAGGCGCGCGAGCTGACCCGGCGCAAGGGCGTCCTGGACATCACCTCGCTGCCGGGCAAGCTGGCCGACTGCCAGGAGCGCGATCCCGCGCTGTCCGAGCTGTTCATCGTCGAGGGCGATTCGGCCGGCGGCTCGGCCAAGCAGGGCCGCTCGCGCCAGTACCAGGCGATCCTGCCCTTGCGCGGCAAGATCCTGAACGTGGAGCGGGCTCGCTTCGACAAGATGCTTGGCTCGGCGGAGATCGGCACGCTGATCGCGGCGCTCGGCACCGGCATCGGCCGGGAGGAGTTCGACGTCGCCAAGGCGCGCTATCACAAGATCATCATCATGACCGACGCCGATGTGGACGGCTCCCACATCCGCACGCTGCTGCTGACCTTCTTCTACCGCCAGATGCCCCAGGTGATCGAGCGGGGCTACCTGTACATCGCCCAGCCGCCGCTCTACCGGATCAAGCGCGGCAACGCGCGCGAGCGGTACCTGAAGGACGACAAGGCGCTGGAGGATTACCTGACCGACGAAGGCATCGACGACGTGGTCTTCAGCCCGTCGTCCGACGGCGTCACGGTCGTCGGCGAGCGCCTCAAGGCCCTGGTCGAGCAGGCCCGCGCCGCGCGCGGCCCGATGGAGACGGTGACCCGCAAGGCGGGCAGCCTGCGCGTGGTCGAGCAGGCCGCCATCGCGGGCGCCTACGACCTGGCGATCCTCAACGAGCCCGAGCGCGCCGCGGCATTGGTGGCGGAGATCGCGGCCCGCCTCAATACCCTGTCCGACAGCGACGGCATGACCGGCGGCGGCTGGCAGGGCAGCGCCGACCAGGACGCGCTGGTGATTTCCCGCACCCGGCGCGGCGTGACCCACCGCCACGTCCTGGACCGCGACCTGCTGAAGAGCGTCGAGGCCCGCACCCTCAACACAATGGCCGCCTCGCTCAAGTCCAACTACGCCGGCATCGGCCGCCTGACCCACAAGGACAAGGAGCTGCGCCCGATCACCGGCCCCCTGGCCCTGCTCGACGCGATCATGGAGCTGGGCCGCCACGGCGTGACGATCCAGCGCTACAAGGGCCTGGGCGAGATGAACCCCGAGCAGCTCTGGGAAACCACCCTGGACCCGACCAAGCGCTCCCTGCTCCAGGTCAAGGTCAACCACGCCGACGAGGCTGAGGAGGTCTTCAGCACCCTGATGGGCGACATCGTCGAGCCCCGGCGGGAATTCATCCAGGACAACGCGCTGAAGGTGGCGAACCTGGACGTGTAG
- a CDS encoding site-2 protease family protein gives MSWSIPIGTVKGTVIRIHVTFLLFLAWIGAMHYSHGGGPAALEGVVFIVLLFACVLLHEFGHVFAARRYGVQTPDITLLPIGGVARLERIPEKPSQELVIALAGPAVNVVIAAALYVALLAGGFPLSVGLPTDGSEVQNPGVSMLARLAWVNVFLVLFNLIPAFPMDGGRVLRAFLAQRMGYGRGTAVAATIGQGVAFVFGLLGLFGNPLLLFIALFVYLAASSESHAVQIREVSRGVMAGDAMITRFESLSPGSVVEDAVQCLIHTTQHEFPVVDGSGRLRGVLTRDDMIRALRDRGPDTPVLEVMRTDIPVIGQRQNLEEALRLMQENRLPAVGIDDGAGRLVGLITPENVGEMMMIESARPKGGPRAPRTSAPLPGR, from the coding sequence ATGAGCTGGTCAATCCCCATCGGGACCGTCAAGGGCACGGTCATCCGGATCCACGTCACCTTCCTGCTTTTCCTCGCCTGGATCGGCGCGATGCACTACTCGCACGGCGGCGGGCCGGCGGCACTGGAAGGCGTCGTCTTCATCGTGCTGCTGTTCGCTTGCGTGCTGCTGCACGAGTTCGGCCACGTCTTCGCGGCACGGCGCTATGGCGTTCAGACGCCCGACATCACCCTGCTGCCGATCGGCGGCGTGGCGCGGCTGGAGCGCATCCCCGAGAAGCCGTCCCAGGAGCTGGTGATCGCGCTGGCCGGGCCGGCCGTCAACGTCGTGATCGCCGCAGCCCTCTACGTGGCACTCCTAGCCGGCGGGTTTCCGCTGTCGGTCGGCCTGCCCACCGACGGGTCGGAGGTCCAGAACCCCGGCGTCAGCATGCTGGCCCGGCTCGCCTGGGTTAACGTGTTCCTGGTGCTGTTCAACCTGATCCCCGCCTTCCCCATGGACGGCGGCCGGGTCCTGCGGGCCTTCCTCGCCCAGCGCATGGGCTATGGGCGCGGCACGGCGGTGGCGGCCACGATCGGGCAGGGCGTCGCCTTCGTGTTCGGCCTGCTGGGCCTGTTCGGCAACCCCCTGCTGCTGTTCATCGCGCTGTTCGTCTATCTCGCCGCCTCGTCGGAATCCCATGCCGTGCAGATCCGCGAGGTCTCCCGTGGGGTCATGGCCGGCGACGCCATGATCACCCGGTTCGAAAGCCTGTCCCCCGGCAGCGTCGTCGAGGACGCCGTGCAGTGCCTGATCCACACCACGCAGCACGAATTCCCCGTCGTGGACGGCTCCGGCCGGCTGCGCGGGGTGCTGACCCGCGACGACATGATCCGCGCCCTGCGGGACCGCGGCCCCGACACCCCCGTGCTGGAGGTCATGCGCACCGACATCCCGGTGATCGGCCAACGCCAGAACCTGGAGGAGGCCCTGCGCCTGATGCAGGAAAACCGTCTCCCCGCCGTCGGCATCGACGACGGCGCCGGCCGTCTGGTCGGGCTGATCACCCCGGAGAATGTCGGCGAGATGATGATGATCGAGTCCGCGCGCCCCAAGGGCGGCCCCCGCGCTCCCCGGACTTCGGCGCCGCTCCCCGGCCGGTAA
- a CDS encoding Spy/CpxP family protein refolding chaperone, whose product MKTLTRMTLPVLALLASAAFAQAQPQSPMQAPMQSRADDHQAHHPAGQTAQAQPDAAPMQQPGAGMGMRGMGGQQGMPMQGMPMGGGQGGMMMDCPMMRSGQGGASAGMPMMQGMGQGMMGNMGQGGMGMPFEHAEGRIAFLKAEIGITDAQQNAWNAFADAMRRNAETHRAMHRQMMSAEAAAASDWQERLDRRTRMMTARAEAMTALNAAAGPLFSALSEDQRQKAERLLSGPMGMM is encoded by the coding sequence ATGAAGACCCTTACCCGCATGACGCTCCCCGTTCTCGCGCTGCTGGCCTCGGCGGCCTTCGCCCAGGCCCAGCCGCAATCCCCGATGCAGGCCCCGATGCAATCCCGGGCGGACGACCACCAGGCCCACCATCCAGCCGGCCAGACCGCGCAGGCGCAGCCCGATGCGGCTCCGATGCAGCAGCCGGGCGCCGGCATGGGGATGCGGGGCATGGGCGGCCAACAAGGCATGCCGATGCAGGGAATGCCCATGGGCGGCGGCCAGGGCGGCATGATGATGGACTGCCCGATGATGCGCTCCGGCCAGGGCGGCGCCTCCGCGGGCATGCCCATGATGCAGGGCATGGGCCAGGGCATGATGGGAAACATGGGCCAGGGCGGAATGGGCATGCCCTTCGAGCACGCCGAGGGCCGCATCGCCTTCCTGAAGGCCGAGATCGGCATCACCGACGCGCAGCAGAACGCCTGGAACGCCTTCGCCGACGCGATGCGCCGCAACGCGGAGACGCACCGGGCCATGCACCGGCAGATGATGAGCGCGGAAGCCGCAGCCGCCTCGGACTGGCAGGAGCGTCTCGACCGGCGGACCCGGATGATGACCGCCCGCGCCGAGGCCATGACCGCCCTGAACGCCGCCGCCGGGCCGCTGTTCTCCGCCTTGTCGGAAGACCAGCGGCAGAAGGCCGAGAGGTTGCTTTCCGGCCCCATGGGCATGATGTGA
- the dnaN gene encoding DNA polymerase III subunit beta — protein sequence MKITIERAALLRSLGHVQSVVERRNTIPILSNVMLKAENGELALTATDMDLEIVESVPADIAQPGSTTAPAHTLYDIVRKLPDGSQVELDSSGDNGLLTLRSGRSNFKLGCLPVEDFPQMSGGDMAHRFTLAVSDLRNLVDRTRFAISTEETRYYLNGIYLHATKSRAGEAEVPVLRAVATDGHRLARVEIPLPDGAAGIPGVIVPRKTVLEIRKLIDEAADRIEVSLSETKVRFGFDAVTVTSKLIDGTFPDYERVIPTGNDKVLEVDSRVFASAVDRVATISTEKSRAVKLSIDRGNLTLSATSPEAGSATEELEVSYDSSPLEIGFNSRYLLDITQQIEGEGARFTMADAASPTIVRDVADSSALYVLMPMRV from the coding sequence ATGAAAATCACGATCGAACGCGCCGCCCTCCTCCGCTCCCTCGGGCATGTTCAAAGCGTGGTGGAACGCCGGAATACGATTCCCATCCTGTCCAACGTCATGCTGAAGGCCGAGAACGGCGAACTGGCGCTGACCGCGACCGACATGGACCTGGAAATCGTCGAATCCGTTCCCGCCGACATCGCCCAGCCGGGATCGACCACGGCGCCGGCCCACACCCTGTACGACATCGTCCGCAAGCTGCCCGACGGCAGCCAGGTGGAGCTTGACAGTTCCGGCGACAACGGGCTGCTGACGCTGCGGTCGGGCCGCTCCAACTTCAAGCTAGGCTGCCTGCCGGTCGAGGACTTCCCCCAGATGTCCGGCGGCGACATGGCCCATCGCTTCACCCTCGCCGTCTCCGACCTGCGGAACCTGGTGGACCGCACCCGCTTCGCGATCTCCACGGAGGAGACCCGCTACTACCTCAACGGCATCTACCTGCACGCCACCAAGTCGCGCGCCGGCGAGGCGGAGGTGCCGGTGCTGCGCGCGGTCGCGACCGATGGCCACCGGCTGGCCCGGGTCGAGATCCCGCTGCCCGACGGGGCGGCCGGGATCCCCGGCGTGATCGTGCCGCGCAAGACCGTGCTGGAGATCCGGAAGCTGATCGACGAGGCGGCCGACCGGATCGAGGTCAGCCTGTCCGAAACCAAGGTCCGCTTCGGCTTCGACGCCGTGACGGTGACATCCAAGCTGATCGACGGCACCTTCCCCGACTACGAGCGGGTGATCCCGACCGGCAACGACAAGGTGCTGGAGGTGGACAGCCGCGTCTTCGCCAGCGCCGTGGACCGGGTCGCGACCATCTCGACCGAGAAGAGCCGGGCGGTCAAGCTCAGCATCGACCGCGGCAACCTGACCCTGTCGGCGACCAGCCCGGAGGCCGGCAGCGCCACCGAGGAGCTGGAGGTCAGTTATGACAGCTCGCCCCTCGAAATCGGTTTCAACTCTCGCTATCTATTGGACATCACTCAGCAGATCGAGGGTGAAGGCGCCCGGTTCACCATGGCCGACGCCGCGTCTCCCACGATCGTACGGGATGTGGCCGACAGTTCGGCCCTGTATGTTCTGATGCCGATGCGCGTTTGA
- the recF gene encoding DNA replication/repair protein RecF (All proteins in this family for which functions are known are DNA-binding proteins that assist the filamentation of RecA onto DNA for the initiation of recombination or recombinational repair.), which produces MSSGPIALRDAPAPRLAVTRLTLTQFRCYDGARLNADARPVVLTGPNGAGKTNLLEAVSFLSPGRGLRRARLADVERIGAPEGSGWAVAARVETPFGPVDIGTGRDGASDGQSERRLVRIDGHPVRGQVALAEHVALTWLTPQMDRLFVEGSSGRRRFLDRLVFGFDPAHAGRLSRYEHALRERGRLLRDGRGDDAWLCALEDEMATSGVAVAAARRDMVARLQQACEQATGPFPRADIAVSGTVEDWLADQPALAAEDALRRRLSESRRHEGSGSAGEGGTAGPHRSDLAVRHRGKDMPAEFCSTGEQKALLIAIVLANARLMAAERGQPPLMLLDEVAAHLDADRRSALFGEILDLGAQAWLTGTDAGTFAELGDRASFFRVEDAHVHPV; this is translated from the coding sequence ATGTCGTCAGGCCCGATAGCCTTGCGCGATGCGCCCGCCCCCAGGCTGGCGGTCACCCGCCTGACCTTGACGCAGTTCCGCTGCTATGACGGCGCGCGGCTGAACGCCGACGCGCGCCCCGTCGTGCTGACGGGGCCGAACGGCGCCGGCAAGACCAACCTGCTTGAAGCCGTCAGCTTCCTGTCGCCGGGCCGCGGCCTGCGCCGCGCCCGCTTGGCCGACGTGGAGCGGATCGGGGCCCCGGAGGGCAGCGGCTGGGCGGTCGCGGCCCGGGTCGAGACGCCGTTCGGCCCGGTCGATATCGGCACCGGCCGCGACGGCGCCTCCGACGGCCAGTCGGAACGCCGCCTCGTCCGGATCGACGGCCATCCCGTGCGGGGCCAGGTGGCCCTGGCCGAGCATGTGGCGCTGACCTGGCTGACGCCCCAGATGGACCGCCTGTTCGTGGAAGGGTCGAGCGGCCGGCGCCGCTTCCTGGACCGGCTGGTGTTCGGCTTCGACCCCGCCCATGCCGGGCGGCTCAGCCGCTACGAGCACGCGCTGCGCGAACGCGGGCGCCTGCTGCGCGACGGCCGGGGCGACGACGCCTGGCTGTGCGCGCTTGAGGACGAGATGGCGACCTCCGGCGTCGCGGTCGCCGCCGCCCGGCGCGACATGGTGGCGCGGCTCCAGCAAGCCTGCGAGCAGGCGACCGGCCCGTTCCCGCGGGCCGACATCGCGGTCTCCGGCACGGTGGAGGACTGGCTGGCCGACCAGCCGGCCCTGGCGGCCGAGGACGCGCTCCGCCGCCGGCTCTCCGAATCCCGCCGCCACGAAGGCTCCGGGAGCGCCGGGGAGGGCGGCACCGCGGGTCCCCACCGAAGCGACCTCGCGGTCCGCCACCGCGGCAAGGACATGCCGGCCGAGTTCTGCTCGACCGGCGAGCAGAAGGCGCTGCTGATCGCCATCGTCCTGGCCAACGCCCGGCTGATGGCGGCGGAGCGCGGCCAGCCGCCCCTGATGCTGCTGGACGAGGTGGCGGCCCACCTGGACGCCGACCGGCGGAGCGCCCTGTTCGGCGAGATCCTGGATCTCGGCGCCCAGGCCTGGCTGACCGGCACCGACGCGGGCACCTTCGCCGAGCTGGGCGACCGGGCCAGCTTCTTCCGCGTGGAGGACGCCCATGTCCATCCGGTCTGA
- a CDS encoding ISAs1 family transposase — MAVTAAGTGLLAHFSALEDPRQSGKVLYPLPEILLVVLCGTLSGCDDFVEMALWGREHLSFLRSFEPFARGIASHDTLNDVVRALDPALFEDCFVSWINSLRGAAGAEEIAVPETIAIDGKTMRRSGSRRGAGPLHLVSAWACGQRLVLAQEAVTGKSNEITAIPRLLDQLVLKGALVTIDAMGCQRAIAEQIVEAEADYVLAIKGNQKSLYGSIQRAIAEGRAEDGFGLDMVRTEDADHGRNEVRRHFILHDVSTLNRRHAWPGLGAVGMVEAEVERDGKTTVTRRCFLCSRPMSAAEFAAVVRSHWQIENSLHWVLDVVFRDDHARVRKGYGARNMGLIKRIAVNLLKSATDKNSLKVRRKKASWSTGYLHSLIIGTA, encoded by the coding sequence ATGGCGGTTACGGCGGCGGGGACCGGGTTGCTGGCGCACTTCAGTGCGCTGGAGGACCCGCGGCAGAGTGGCAAGGTTTTGTACCCTCTGCCGGAGATCCTTCTGGTCGTGCTATGCGGAACGCTGAGCGGGTGCGACGACTTTGTCGAGATGGCGCTCTGGGGACGCGAGCACCTGAGCTTTCTGCGCAGCTTTGAGCCGTTTGCGCGCGGCATCGCCAGCCACGACACCCTCAACGACGTCGTCCGGGCGCTTGATCCGGCCCTGTTCGAGGATTGTTTCGTCAGCTGGATCAACAGCTTGCGCGGTGCGGCGGGAGCCGAGGAGATCGCCGTGCCGGAGACGATCGCGATCGATGGCAAGACCATGCGGCGCAGCGGCAGCCGGCGGGGTGCCGGACCGCTGCATCTGGTCTCGGCCTGGGCGTGTGGCCAGCGTCTGGTGCTGGCCCAGGAAGCGGTGACCGGCAAGTCCAACGAGATCACCGCGATCCCGCGCCTGCTCGACCAACTGGTGCTCAAGGGCGCCCTGGTGACGATCGACGCCATGGGCTGCCAGCGCGCCATCGCCGAGCAGATCGTTGAAGCCGAGGCCGATTACGTGCTGGCGATCAAAGGCAACCAGAAATCCCTGTATGGCTCGATCCAGCGCGCCATCGCCGAGGGGCGGGCCGAGGACGGCTTCGGCCTCGACATGGTGCGGACCGAAGACGCCGATCACGGGCGGAACGAGGTGCGCCGGCACTTCATCCTGCACGACGTCAGCACACTCAACCGGCGCCACGCCTGGCCGGGATTGGGCGCGGTCGGCATGGTCGAGGCCGAGGTCGAGCGCGACGGCAAGACCACCGTCACCCGGCGCTGCTTCCTGTGCTCCCGACCGATGAGCGCTGCTGAGTTCGCCGCCGTAGTCCGCTCCCATTGGCAAATCGAGAATTCGCTGCATTGGGTGCTCGATGTCGTCTTCCGCGACGACCATGCCCGCGTCCGCAAAGGCTATGGCGCTAGGAACATGGGCCTGATCAAGCGTATTGCCGTCAACCTGCTGAAATCCGCCACAGATAAAAACAGCCTCAAGGTCCGTCGAAAAAAAGCTTCCTGGTCAACCGGTTACCTCCACTCCCTCATAATTGGAACTGCCTGA
- a CDS encoding DUF411 domain-containing protein, which translates to MKTRKTLLAALTGALAIGAAAFAAAMPVHAEPAAAAGQEVEVWKSPSCGCCGGWVKHMQAAGFTVKVHDIEDVQPVRTASGVPDALGSCHTAKVGGYVVEGHVPAKDVLRLLAEKPKATGLSAPGMPADAPGMDMGTGQPYDVILFDAGGGAKVYARH; encoded by the coding sequence ATGAAGACCAGGAAGACCCTGCTCGCCGCACTGACCGGCGCCCTCGCGATCGGCGCCGCCGCCTTCGCCGCGGCCATGCCCGTCCACGCCGAACCGGCCGCCGCCGCCGGCCAGGAGGTGGAAGTCTGGAAATCCCCCAGCTGCGGCTGCTGCGGCGGCTGGGTGAAGCACATGCAGGCCGCCGGCTTCACCGTGAAGGTCCACGACATCGAGGACGTGCAGCCGGTCAGGACGGCCAGCGGTGTCCCAGACGCGCTGGGCTCCTGCCACACCGCCAAGGTCGGCGGCTACGTGGTCGAGGGCCACGTCCCCGCGAAGGACGTCCTGCGCCTGCTCGCGGAGAAGCCGAAGGCGACGGGGCTGTCCGCCCCCGGAATGCCGGCGGACGCGCCCGGCATGGATATGGGGACCGGCCAGCCCTACGACGTGATCCTGTTCGACGCCGGCGGCGGCGCCAAGGTCTACGCGCGGCACTGA
- a CDS encoding heavy metal translocating P-type ATPase: MADPHPAGNHHGHHHGHHHGHAHPDDGGPMAKDPVCGMTVDPATSRHRAEHGGRTLHFCSAACHDRFVADPDRYLNPVDKPPEPAGQGVIYTCPMHPEIRQEGPGTCPICGMALEPVGGGAEDGPNPELADMTRRFRIGAILTVPLFILEMAAHIPGMGLHGILPPRISLWVQFLLATPVVLWAGWPLLERGWRSFATRRLNMFSLIALGVGAAYLFSLVATFLPGLFPAGFRDAEGLVAVYYEAAAVITVLVLLGQVLELRARERTGGAIKALLNLAPKTARRIRDGGEDEEVPLDRVQVGDRLRVRPGESVPVDGTVLDGRGAVDESMVTGESMPVEKAPGTKVIGGTLNQTGALVVRADGVGSDTMLSRIVAMVAEAQRSRAPIQRLADIVSAWFVPSVIVVAVLAFAAWMALGPSPAFAHALIAAVSVLIIACPCALGLATPMSIMVGVGKGATAGVLIKNAEALERFEKVDTLVVDKTGTLTEGRPRVVAVVPAPGFDETSVLSLAAGLERSSEHPLAAAIVSAARDRGLESPDVTGFGSVTGKGVSGNVGGRNVSLGNAAMMRDQGIALGDLESRADALRRDGATALFASIDGRPGGVIAVADPVKASTPEALARLREDGIRIVMLTGDNRTTAEAVARTLGISDIEAEVLPEDKNQVVKRLRAGGRVVAMAGDGVNDAPALAEADVGIAMGTGTDVAIQSAGVTLVKGDLAGIARARTLSRATMSNIRQNLVLAFVYNALGVPVAAGLFYPLFGWTLSPIIAAAAMALSSVSVIGNALRLRTLRL, from the coding sequence ATGGCCGATCCGCATCCCGCAGGCAACCATCACGGCCACCATCACGGCCACCACCACGGCCATGCCCATCCGGACGACGGCGGGCCGATGGCGAAGGACCCCGTCTGCGGCATGACCGTGGACCCGGCCACGTCCCGGCACCGCGCCGAACATGGCGGGCGGACCCTGCATTTCTGCTCGGCCGCCTGCCATGACAGGTTCGTCGCCGATCCCGACCGCTACCTGAACCCCGTCGACAAGCCGCCGGAGCCGGCCGGGCAGGGCGTCATCTACACCTGCCCGATGCATCCCGAGATCCGCCAGGAAGGTCCGGGCACCTGTCCCATCTGCGGCATGGCGCTGGAGCCGGTCGGCGGCGGCGCGGAGGACGGGCCGAACCCCGAACTCGCCGACATGACCCGGCGTTTCCGGATCGGCGCCATCCTGACCGTCCCCCTGTTCATCCTGGAGATGGCGGCGCACATCCCCGGCATGGGGCTCCATGGCATCCTGCCGCCCCGGATCTCCCTGTGGGTCCAGTTCCTGCTGGCCACGCCGGTCGTCCTGTGGGCGGGGTGGCCGCTGCTGGAACGCGGCTGGCGCTCCTTCGCCACCCGCCGCCTCAACATGTTCTCGCTGATCGCGCTCGGCGTGGGCGCCGCCTACCTGTTCAGCCTCGTCGCCACGTTCCTGCCGGGCCTCTTCCCGGCCGGGTTCCGGGACGCGGAGGGACTGGTCGCGGTCTATTACGAGGCAGCCGCCGTCATCACCGTCCTGGTGCTGCTGGGGCAGGTGCTGGAACTCCGCGCGCGGGAGCGGACCGGCGGCGCCATCAAGGCCCTGCTGAACCTGGCGCCCAAGACCGCCCGGCGCATCCGCGACGGCGGCGAGGACGAGGAAGTCCCGCTCGACCGCGTGCAGGTCGGCGACCGCCTGCGGGTCAGGCCCGGCGAGAGCGTCCCGGTGGACGGCACGGTGCTCGACGGGCGCGGCGCCGTGGACGAGTCCATGGTGACCGGCGAGTCCATGCCCGTGGAGAAGGCGCCCGGGACCAAGGTCATCGGCGGCACCCTCAACCAGACCGGCGCGCTGGTCGTGCGGGCGGACGGGGTCGGCTCCGACACGATGCTGTCGCGCATCGTCGCCATGGTCGCGGAGGCCCAGCGCAGCCGGGCTCCCATCCAGCGGCTCGCCGACATCGTGTCCGCCTGGTTCGTGCCCTCCGTCATCGTCGTGGCCGTGCTGGCCTTCGCCGCCTGGATGGCCTTGGGGCCGTCCCCCGCCTTCGCCCATGCCCTCATCGCCGCCGTCTCGGTCCTCATCATCGCGTGCCCCTGCGCCCTCGGGCTGGCGACGCCGATGTCCATCATGGTCGGCGTCGGCAAGGGGGCGACCGCGGGCGTGCTGATCAAGAACGCGGAGGCGCTGGAGCGCTTCGAGAAGGTGGACACGCTGGTCGTGGACAAGACCGGCACCCTGACCGAGGGCCGGCCCCGCGTCGTCGCCGTGGTCCCGGCGCCCGGCTTCGACGAAACTTCCGTCCTGTCGCTGGCCGCGGGACTGGAGCGGTCGAGCGAGCATCCGCTGGCGGCGGCCATCGTCTCCGCCGCCCGGGATCGCGGCCTGGAATCCCCCGACGTGACCGGCTTCGGGTCGGTGACCGGCAAGGGCGTTTCCGGAAATGTCGGCGGGCGGAACGTCTCGCTGGGCAACGCCGCCATGATGCGGGACCAGGGCATCGCCCTGGGCGACCTGGAAAGCCGCGCCGACGCCCTCCGGCGGGACGGCGCCACGGCGCTGTTCGCGTCGATCGACGGCAGGCCCGGCGGCGTGATCGCCGTCGCCGATCCCGTCAAGGCCAGCACGCCCGAGGCGCTCGCTAGGCTGCGCGAGGATGGCATCCGCATCGTGATGCTGACCGGCGACAACCGGACCACCGCCGAAGCCGTGGCCCGGACCCTCGGCATCTCCGACATCGAGGCGGAGGTCCTGCCCGAGGACAAGAACCAGGTGGTGAAACGCCTCAGGGCCGGGGGCCGTGTGGTCGCCATGGCGGGCGACGGCGTCAACGACGCCCCGGCCCTGGCGGAGGCCGATGTGGGGATCGCCATGGGCACCGGGACCGACGTCGCAATCCAGAGCGCCGGCGTGACCCTGGTGAAGGGCGATCTGGCGGGCATCGCCCGGGCTCGGACGCTCAGCCGGGCCACCATGTCCAACATCCGCCAGAACCTCGTCCTGGCCTTCGTCTACAACGCGCTGGGCGTCCCCGTCGCCGCCGGCCTGTTCTACCCGCTGTTCGGCTGGACCCTCAGCCCGATCATCGCCGCCGCCGCGATGGCGCTCAGCTCCGTCAGCGTGATCGGCAACGCCCTGCGCCTCAGGACGCTCCGCCTGTGA